From a region of the Calypte anna isolate BGI_N300 chromosome 4, bCalAnn1_v1.p, whole genome shotgun sequence genome:
- the FAAH2 gene encoding fatty-acid amide hydrolase 2 — MALSRAERFVALVLRVLSRACLALLALATPAAPRAVPAPRRALLLLPARRLAARLRARKVTCREVVEAYVERIREVNPLINAVVKDRFEEALQEAQQVDKLLAESPGDEYLEEKFPLLGVPVTVKEAFALHGMPNTSGLVNRRNVVATSDAAVVSRLKQAGAIPLGVTNCSELCMWYESSNRVYGRTNNPYDLQRIAGGSSGGEGSVLAAACSVIGVGSDIGGSIRMPAFFNGVFGHKPTTGVVPNEGQFPNAQGVRTNFLCTGPMCRYAEDLEPVLRVMAGPGVNKLKLNEKVSLEKIKFHCMDHDGGSIFVSPVDKEILQAQKKVVEYLESELGVQVQHVAIHKMKYSFQIWSAMMSSKDSDGQEAQQFTDLLGDHGKPVWPLWELFKWLVGMSSHTLPAIALGLTEKVMKLNPGGNAKLVSMGKSLQKELEALLGPDGVLLYPSHPTVAPRHNSPICMPFNFAYTAIFNVLGLPVTQCPLGLSSEGLPLGIQLIAASYNDHLTLAVARYLEKAFGGWVLPGKI; from the exons ATGGCGCTGTCGCGCGCGGAGCGGTTCGTGGCGCTGGTGCTGCGGGTGCTGTCTCGCGCCTGCCTGGCGCTCCTGGCGCTCGCGACCCCCGCAGCCCCGCGCGCTGTCCCCGCGCCGCGCCGCGCGCTCCTCCTGCTGCCCGCCAGGCGGCTCGCGGCCCGGCTGCGCGCGCGGAAG GTGACgtgcagggaggtggtggaggcgTACGTGGAGCGGATCCGGGAGGTGAACCCCCTCATCAACGCCGTGGTGAAGGACAG GTTCGAGGAGGCCCTGCAGGAAGCCCAGCAGGTCGACAAGCTGCTCGCAGAGAGCCCCGGCGATGAGTACCTGGAGGAGAAGTTCCCGTTGCTGGGGGTGCCCGTCACCGTCAAGGAGGCCTTTGCCCTGCATG GGATGCCCAACACCTCTGGCTTGGTGAACCGCCGCAACGTGGTGGCCACCTCAGATGCAGCAGTGGTGTCCCGACTGAAGCAGGCTGGTGCCATCCCGCTGGGGGTGACCAACTGCAGCGAGTTGTGTATGTGGTATGAGTCCAGCAACAGGGTCTACGGCCGGACCAACAACCCCTATGACCTGCAGAGGATTGCGGGTGGCAGCTCAG GTGGGGAGGGCAGtgtcctggctgctgcctgctccgTCATCGGCGTGGGCTCCGACATTGGTGGCAGCATCCGGATGCCGGCCTTCTTCAACGGCGTCTTTGGCCATAAACCTACCACGG GGGTGGTGCCCAATGAGGGGCAGTTCCCCAACGCTCAAGGGGTGAGGACCAACTTCCTGTGCACAGGGCCCATGTGCCGCTATGCAGAGGACCTGGAGCCCGTGCTGAGGGTCATGGCTGGCCCTGGGGTCAACAA GCTGAAGCTGAATGAAAAGGTGtcactggagaaaataaaatttcactgCATGGATCATGATGGCGGGTCCATTTTTGTGTCACCTGTGGACAAGGAGATCTTGCAGGCCCAAAAGAAG GTGGTGGAGTACCTCGAAAGCGAGCTGGGGGTCCAGGTTCAGCATGTGGCCATCCACAAGATGAAGTATTCTTTCCAGATCTGGTCAGCCATGATGTCATCCAAGGACAGTGATGGGCAG GAGGCACAACAGTTCACAGACCTGCTGGGGGATCATGGGAAGCCGGTGTGGCCACTCTGGGAGCTGTTCAAGTGGCTCGTGGGGATGTCCTCCCACACTCTCCCAGCTATTG ccctggggctgaCGGAGAAGGTGATGAAGCTCAATCCTGGTGGGAATGCCAAGCTTGTGAGCATGGGGAAGAGcctgcagaaggagctggaggcactgctggggcCAGATGGAGTGCTTCTCTATCCTTCACACCCCACTGTAGCCCCCAGGCACAACTCCCCCATATGCATGCCCTTCAACTTTGCCTACACAG CCATCTTCAatgtgctggggctgccagtGACACAGTGCCCGCTGGGCCTGAGCTCTGAGGGTTTGCCCCTGGGCATCCAGCTGATCGCAGCCTCCTACAACGACCACCTGACTCTGGCAGTGGCCCGCTACTTGGAAAAGGCCTTTGGAGGATGGGTCTTACCTGGCAAAATTTAG